A DNA window from Procambarus clarkii isolate CNS0578487 chromosome 3, FALCON_Pclarkii_2.0, whole genome shotgun sequence contains the following coding sequences:
- the LOC138368170 gene encoding DNA-binding protein HEXBP-like: MQRGHAPRPCTEAMHRGHAPRPCTEAMHRGHAPRPCTEAMQQGHATRPCTEAMQQGHATRPCTEAMHRGHAPRPCNEAMQQGHATRPCNEAMQRGHAPRPCTEAMHRGHATRPCTEAMHRGHAPRPCTEAMQQGHATRPCNKAMQQGHATRPCNKAMQQGHATRPCTEAMHRGHATRPCTEAMHRGHAPRPCTEAMHRGHAPRPCTEAMHRGHAPRPCTEAMHRGHATRPCNKAMHRETEFNCG, from the coding sequence ATGCAACGAGGCCATGCACCGAGGCCATGCACCGAGGCCATGCACCGAGGCCATGCACCGAGGCCATGCACCGAGGCCATGCACCGAGGCCATGCACCGAGGCCATGCACCGAGGCCATGCAACAAGGCCATGCAACGAGGCCATGCACCGAGGCCATGCAACAAGGCCATGCAACAAGGCCATGCACCGAGGCCATGCACCGAGGCCATGCACCGAGGCCATGCAACGAGGCCATGCAACAAGGCCATGCAACAAGGCCATGCAACGAGGCCATGCAACGAGGCCATGCACCGAGGCCATGCACCGAGGCCATGCACCGAGGCCATGCAACAAGGCCATGCACCGAGGCCATGCACCGAGGCCATGCACCGAGGCCATGCACCGAGGCCATGCAACAAGGCCATGCAACAAGGCCATGCAACAAGGCCATGCAACAAGGCCATGCAACAAGGCCATGCAACAAGGCCATGCAACAAGGCCATGCAACGAGGCCATGCACCGAGGCCATGCACCGAGGCCATGCAACGAGGCCATGCACCGAGGCCATGCACCGAGGCCATGCACCGAGGCCATGCACCGAGGCCATGCACCGAGGCCATGCACCGAGGCCATGCACCGAGGCCATGCACCGAGGCCATGCACCGAGGCCATGCACCGAGGCAATGCACCGAGGCCATGCAACAAGGCCATGCAACAAGGCCATGCACCGGGAAACAGAATTCAATTGTGGATAA